In a genomic window of Sulfurimonas denitrificans DSM 1251:
- a CDS encoding efflux RND transporter periplasmic adaptor subunit, which produces MKNLTILTVVLSLFLVGCGDEKKSTSVAPQAAEMPPLPVKAYSVKFESAPLVKSYSALLKPFNEVEIVARVSGVLLSENFKEGAYVKKGDILYEIQKEEYATSLNEAKASLLKAEANFNKAQKDWERNEYLFKNSAISAQQRDELFYIYEDAKAEVKKANAAVENAKIKFDYTTIKAPISGTIGMSSSDVGSYIDATEPSAKLVTITALEPIYVEFSLPSSDVTKYISQIKNSKKVNLNVGAKIYNGEIDFIAPKIDAQTDTLQLRAKFENQNRELIVGSYAEIKIDGLSYEHVAQIPQEALVKTQDATIVFVIKDSIASMRPVKSVHVQDGIAYIEEGLLEGEKIVVSNIAKLRPNTKVTIVEGN; this is translated from the coding sequence ATGAAAAATTTAACAATTTTAACAGTAGTTTTATCTCTGTTTTTAGTTGGTTGTGGTGATGAGAAAAAGAGTACTTCAGTTGCTCCACAAGCTGCAGAAATGCCGCCTTTACCAGTAAAAGCGTATAGTGTAAAGTTTGAGAGTGCACCTTTAGTAAAGAGCTATTCTGCTCTTCTTAAGCCTTTTAATGAGGTTGAAATAGTAGCAAGAGTGAGTGGAGTGCTTCTTAGTGAGAATTTTAAAGAGGGTGCATATGTAAAAAAAGGCGATATTCTTTATGAGATTCAAAAAGAGGAATATGCTACGTCTTTAAATGAGGCGAAAGCATCTCTCTTGAAAGCAGAAGCAAATTTCAACAAAGCGCAAAAAGATTGGGAGCGTAATGAATACCTCTTTAAAAACAGCGCAATTTCTGCACAACAGCGAGATGAACTTTTTTATATTTATGAAGATGCAAAAGCTGAGGTAAAAAAAGCAAACGCAGCCGTTGAAAATGCTAAAATTAAATTTGATTATACGACCATAAAAGCCCCAATCAGCGGTACAATTGGGATGAGTAGCAGTGATGTAGGCTCTTATATAGATGCAACTGAACCAAGCGCAAAGTTAGTGACTATCACAGCGCTAGAGCCAATATATGTAGAGTTCTCTCTACCGAGTAGTGATGTTACAAAATATATATCTCAAATCAAAAATAGCAAAAAAGTAAACTTAAATGTTGGCGCAAAAATTTATAATGGAGAGATTGATTTTATAGCTCCTAAGATAGATGCACAAACAGACACGCTACAACTAAGAGCAAAATTTGAAAATCAAAATAGAGAGTTGATAGTCGGCTCTTATGCAGAGATTAAAATAGATGGGCTAAGTTATGAGCATGTTGCACAGATTCCTCAAGAGGCTCTTGTTAAAACACAAGATGCAACAATAGTTTTTGTTATAAAAGATTCAATAGCTTCAATGAGACCAGTTAAGAGTGTACATGTACAAGATGGCATCGCCTATATTGAAGAGGGTCTTTTAGAGGGAGAGAAGATTGTAGTGAGCAATATTGCAAAATTAAGACCAAACACAAAAGTCACTATTGTGGAAGGCAACTAA
- a CDS encoding efflux RND transporter permease subunit, which yields MFSIFFIKRPVFASVISILIVLAGVIAMRSLPIGEYPRVIPPQIVVTATYQGASAQTISKTVAAPLEEQINGAKDMLYMSSIAADNGTLSISIFFKVGTNPDDAKIDVNNRVQAALSRLPEQVKRQGVRVNEKSPDMLQVIILNSPKQSRDVGFLSNYALMNIVDDLKRVKGIGDVTIFGAKDYSMRVWIDPSKLKKYSLTVSDLVTSIQEQNEQYAAGKLAAEPISNKEMFTYTIETPQRFDDPSQFSEIIVRANEDGSSLKLKDVATIELGSQSYDMKNKLNNVPAVPILIFLQSGANAIETAKEVRKTIASISENFVEDVEYVIPYDITDFVQISINEVIKTFVEAIILVILIIFLFLQNFRATLIPVLAVPVSIVGAFAGMYMLGFSINLLTLFGLVLAIGIVVDDAIIVIENVERHIKEGLSPKEASIKAMQEVSGALIAIVLVLSAVFLPVAFLGGLSGEMYRQFAVTIVISLAISGLVALTLTPALCALMLKPIHKEPKYFFKWFNNFFDSATRGYSNALKLTVRYSFLSMLLFGGLIYITYDMFINLKTGLVPTEDKGTVFVFSYNPPSASLSRTETLTSEIYEIASKEKESIKNIVQFAGIDFVTFSQRTNSAATILKLQPWDERKDPTQHASYIAADISKKLSRTSDGFSFGVVPPPIMGMGIAGGFEMYVQNRTGADLKELQKYVNEIIQKANQRAELAGVRTTLNTSVPKYSIKVDTAKAKSKGVNIDEIYQTLNATFGSFYVNDFNLLGRTYMVNMQAEESFRKTPQDLEKIFVRSVQGEMIPLSSFVTLKQSVGADLVERFNLFSAAKVSGQASLGYSSGDALKAIEEVSNEVLPEGYSISWIGTAYQEKQISSAGNLAFIFGIIFLYLILAAQYERWLMPIAVILAVPFGIFGAVVANHLRGLENDIYFQIGILVLAGLSAKNAILIVEFAMQKRAQGMELVEAVLEAAKIRLRPIIMTSLAFTLGVIPLAISSGAGAASRHSIGTGVVGGMLAATFLAIVFIPLFYILVSKIRNKKES from the coding sequence ATGTTTTCTATCTTTTTTATAAAGAGACCTGTATTTGCATCTGTTATCTCGATACTTATCGTCTTAGCTGGTGTTATTGCTATGCGCTCTTTGCCTATTGGGGAATATCCAAGAGTAATTCCGCCACAAATTGTTGTAACGGCAACTTACCAAGGAGCAAGTGCACAAACTATCTCCAAAACTGTTGCTGCACCTCTTGAAGAGCAGATAAACGGAGCTAAAGATATGCTCTATATGAGTTCAATTGCGGCTGACAATGGAACGCTGAGCATAAGTATATTTTTTAAAGTTGGAACCAATCCTGATGATGCAAAGATAGATGTAAACAATCGTGTTCAAGCAGCTCTCTCAAGGCTGCCTGAACAGGTTAAGAGACAAGGTGTTAGAGTAAATGAAAAATCACCTGACATGCTTCAAGTTATTATTTTAAATTCGCCAAAACAGAGTCGAGATGTTGGCTTTTTATCAAACTATGCTCTTATGAATATAGTAGATGATTTAAAAAGAGTCAAGGGAATCGGTGATGTAACTATCTTTGGTGCAAAAGATTACTCTATGAGGGTTTGGATAGACCCATCAAAACTCAAAAAATACTCTCTTACAGTTAGTGATTTAGTTACCTCTATACAAGAGCAAAACGAGCAATATGCCGCTGGTAAGCTCGCAGCAGAGCCAATTTCAAATAAAGAGATGTTTACATATACCATTGAAACACCACAAAGATTTGATGACCCATCACAATTCTCAGAGATTATAGTAAGAGCAAATGAAGATGGAAGCTCTCTAAAATTAAAAGATGTAGCGACAATAGAGCTTGGCTCTCAAAGCTATGACATGAAAAATAAGTTAAATAATGTTCCAGCGGTACCAATTTTAATATTTTTGCAAAGTGGTGCAAATGCGATAGAGACGGCTAAAGAAGTTCGTAAAACAATAGCTTCTATAAGCGAGAACTTTGTTGAAGATGTTGAGTATGTTATACCTTACGATATTACAGATTTTGTTCAAATCTCTATCAATGAAGTTATTAAAACTTTTGTAGAAGCAATTATCCTAGTTATTCTTATTATATTTCTATTTTTACAAAATTTCAGAGCAACGCTTATTCCAGTTTTAGCAGTTCCTGTATCTATAGTTGGTGCGTTTGCAGGAATGTACATGTTAGGCTTTAGTATCAATTTGCTTACGCTCTTTGGGCTAGTTTTAGCCATCGGGATTGTTGTTGATGATGCAATTATTGTTATAGAAAATGTTGAGAGACACATAAAAGAGGGGCTTAGCCCAAAAGAGGCTTCAATAAAAGCGATGCAAGAGGTCTCAGGTGCATTGATTGCTATTGTTTTAGTGCTCTCAGCAGTTTTTCTTCCAGTTGCCTTTTTGGGAGGATTAAGTGGAGAGATGTACAGACAGTTCGCTGTTACTATTGTTATCTCACTTGCTATTTCAGGGCTTGTTGCTCTTACATTAACACCTGCATTATGTGCTTTAATGCTAAAGCCGATACATAAAGAGCCAAAATATTTCTTCAAATGGTTCAATAACTTTTTTGATAGCGCAACAAGAGGCTACTCAAATGCTCTAAAGCTAACAGTTCGCTACTCTTTTTTAAGTATGTTGCTCTTTGGCGGACTTATATATATAACTTATGATATGTTTATAAACCTAAAAACAGGGCTTGTTCCAACGGAAGATAAAGGAACTGTTTTCGTCTTTAGTTATAATCCTCCTTCGGCTTCACTCAGCAGAACAGAGACACTTACTTCAGAGATATATGAGATAGCTTCAAAAGAGAAAGAGAGCATAAAAAATATAGTGCAGTTTGCTGGAATTGATTTTGTTACATTTTCACAAAGAACAAATTCAGCTGCTACTATTTTAAAACTTCAACCTTGGGATGAGAGAAAAGACCCAACTCAGCATGCAAGTTATATTGCAGCAGATATTAGCAAAAAGCTCTCTCGCACAAGTGATGGATTCTCTTTTGGAGTTGTTCCTCCGCCGATTATGGGTATGGGAATCGCTGGTGGATTTGAGATGTATGTACAAAATAGAACTGGCGCAGATTTAAAAGAGTTGCAAAAATATGTAAATGAGATTATCCAAAAGGCAAATCAAAGAGCGGAGTTGGCAGGGGTTAGAACTACACTAAATACCTCTGTGCCAAAATACAGTATTAAAGTAGATACTGCAAAAGCTAAATCTAAAGGTGTAAATATTGATGAGATATATCAAACACTCAATGCAACTTTTGGAAGCTTTTATGTAAACGATTTTAACTTGCTTGGTAGAACTTACATGGTAAATATGCAAGCAGAAGAGTCATTTAGAAAAACACCACAAGATTTAGAGAAGATATTTGTCAGAAGCGTACAAGGCGAAATGATTCCTCTTAGCTCATTTGTAACTCTAAAGCAGAGTGTCGGTGCTGATTTAGTTGAGAGATTTAACCTATTTAGTGCTGCAAAAGTTTCAGGACAAGCCTCTTTAGGATATAGCTCTGGAGATGCACTAAAGGCGATAGAAGAGGTTTCAAATGAAGTTTTACCTGAGGGCTATAGTATTAGCTGGATAGGAACTGCATATCAAGAAAAACAGATATCAAGTGCTGGAAACTTGGCATTTATATTTGGAATAATATTTTTATATCTAATACTTGCGGCTCAATATGAGAGATGGCTTATGCCAATAGCTGTTATTTTGGCTGTTCCTTTTGGCATATTTGGCGCTGTTGTTGCAAACCATCTAAGAGGATTAGAAAATGATATATATTTTCAAATAGGAATACTAGTTTTAGCTGGTCTTAGTGCTAAAAATGCAATCTTGATAGTTGAGTTTGCGATGCAAAAAAGAGCACAGGGAATGGAACTTGTTGAAGCAGTGCTTGAAGCTGCCAAGATTCGTCTGCGCCCTATCATCATGACCTCTTTAGCCTTTACCCTAGGGGTTATTCCTCTAGCTATTAGTAGCGGTGCAGGAGCAGCAAGCAGACATTCAATAGGAACAGGAGTAGTTGGCGGAATGTTAGCAGCTACTTTTTTAGCGATAGTATTTATCCCTCTATTTTATATCTTGGTTTCAAAAATAAGAAACAAAAAAGAGAGTTAA
- a CDS encoding TolC family protein: protein MRFFLPILCLPLFLYSYTLDELLELSHKNRVIESQTHTLISKERLYESAKSSYLPSVDIGGSYQNAYKETAATAQNSLKFQASLKYTIYDGGKKDSLYNQLESSIDSSKSTITATKNSISLDIARLYFEYFALEADKTATTQEIEQLKEELKRVEFFYEAGAITKDEVAKIDSRVKNTLVLLQEIELKSQKVMHTFEYYTSERVESIDGNATIKLPNEQSETIRADIRALEYEAASVLHESNVKKSQNMPVVYLDDTWSHSDYYFDNKALESGFLVENQNIAMVNVSWNIFDFGSRTKAYESKLQEYLSKKSTIEYEKSRADVEYRLAKKSLAIALAKVESTKATSDAASLAYELIKFKYQNKTIDNVSYLAALSEKFNAQRDSQRALYDLEIKKAELIYFSGKDIKEFL, encoded by the coding sequence TTGAGATTTTTTTTACCCATACTTTGCTTACCTCTTTTTCTCTACTCTTATACGTTAGATGAGCTGTTAGAGCTATCTCATAAAAATAGGGTTATAGAGTCACAAACACATACGCTAATCTCTAAAGAGCGTTTATATGAGAGTGCTAAAAGCTCATATCTGCCTAGCGTAGATATAGGTGGAAGTTACCAAAACGCATATAAAGAGACAGCTGCCACTGCACAGAATTCACTGAAATTTCAAGCATCTTTAAAATACACTATCTATGATGGCGGGAAAAAAGATAGTTTATACAATCAGCTTGAATCCTCAATTGATTCTAGTAAAAGCACAATTACTGCAACAAAAAACTCTATCTCACTAGATATTGCAAGACTATATTTTGAGTATTTTGCACTTGAGGCTGATAAAACTGCTACAACACAAGAGATAGAGCAGTTAAAAGAAGAGCTAAAGAGAGTTGAGTTTTTTTACGAGGCTGGAGCTATCACAAAAGATGAAGTTGCTAAAATAGACTCAAGAGTAAAAAATACGTTAGTTTTACTCCAAGAGATAGAGTTAAAGAGCCAAAAGGTAATGCATACCTTTGAGTATTATACCTCTGAGAGAGTTGAAAGTATTGATGGTAATGCAACTATAAAACTACCAAATGAACAGAGTGAAACTATAAGAGCTGATATAAGAGCGCTTGAGTATGAAGCAGCTTCAGTGTTACATGAATCAAATGTCAAAAAAAGTCAAAATATGCCTGTCGTTTATTTAGATGATACATGGAGTCACAGCGATTACTATTTTGACAACAAAGCCCTAGAGAGTGGTTTTTTGGTTGAAAATCAAAATATAGCTATGGTAAATGTTTCGTGGAATATTTTTGATTTTGGCTCAAGAACAAAAGCTTATGAGTCTAAACTTCAAGAGTATTTGAGTAAAAAGTCCACAATAGAGTATGAAAAGAGCAGGGCAGATGTTGAATATCGTCTTGCAAAAAAATCACTCGCTATTGCATTAGCAAAAGTGGAGTCAACAAAAGCAACTTCAGATGCCGCATCCTTAGCGTATGAACTTATAAAGTTTAAATACCAAAACAAAACTATAGACAATGTTTCTTACCTTGCGGCTCTTAGTGAGAAGTTTAATGCCCAAAGAGATAGCCAAAGAGCTCTGTATGATTTAGAGATTAAAAAAGCAGAACTGATTTATTTTAGTGGAAAAGATATTAAGGAGTTTTTATAG
- a CDS encoding potassium transporter TrkG, whose translation MLVSTVILNESENLHFIRTLFETCSAFATVGISTGDGGSLSYSALFSDIGKLNIILLMLMGRIGVFAFTVVIVGKAIKTRIKFAEAKVII comes from the coding sequence ATCTTAGTTTCAACTGTTATTTTAAATGAAAGTGAAAATCTACATTTTATTAGAACTCTTTTTGAAACATGTTCAGCATTTGCAACAGTTGGCATATCAACAGGAGATGGTGGGTCACTTAGCTATAGTGCACTCTTTAGTGATATTGGCAAACTCAACATAATACTGCTTATGTTAATGGGCAGAATCGGAGTTTTTGCATTTACTGTGGTAATAGTAGGAAAAGCGATTAAAACGCGTATCAAATTCGCAGAAGCAAAGGTGATTATATGA
- a CDS encoding MarR family winged helix-turn-helix transcriptional regulator → MKKNRVNSDLITNFYDKVEAKELPEIFLMTFPIALIHKTIFSHSESFLKERFDLLNSEVDVLASLYTHGKVLSPTQLYDMTIFSSGGMTKVLKRLQERDLISRKEDESDKRCMLVCLTKKGEELIVKSLNDISKECSKYFEAFSQDETELFSNLLKKILLNINKV, encoded by the coding sequence ATGAAAAAGAATAGAGTAAACAGCGACCTCATCACTAACTTTTATGACAAAGTAGAAGCAAAAGAACTTCCAGAGATTTTTTTGATGACCTTTCCCATAGCACTTATCCACAAAACTATCTTCTCTCACTCAGAGAGTTTTTTAAAAGAGCGTTTTGATTTGCTAAACTCAGAGGTTGATGTTTTAGCATCGCTCTATACTCATGGCAAAGTTCTATCTCCTACCCAGCTATATGATATGACTATCTTCTCATCGGGCGGGATGACAAAAGTTTTAAAGAGACTTCAAGAAAGAGATCTCATATCAAGAAAAGAGGATGAGTCCGACAAGAGATGTATGCTTGTTTGTTTAACAAAAAAAGGGGAAGAGCTTATAGTAAAATCTCTAAATGACATCTCAAAAGAGTGCAGTAAGTATTTTGAAGCCTTTAGCCAAGATGAGACGGAACTATTTTCAAACCTGTTAAAAAAAATACTCTTAAATATAAACAAGGTTTAA
- a CDS encoding bifunctional diguanylate cyclase/phosphodiesterase, whose translation MINNHNDDSFAFYGINSDSIVDQSNIDIETIKSLIRNLNEAQEIAQIGHWKLNINTNELFWSDETYRIFGLKPKEVKPSYENFFTFVHEDDRSLVNDAYIKSLEDKSPYSIIHRIITKDKKLKYVEERCVHKLDESGNVVKSIGTVHDITERVEHEKELEIASNVFKYSSDGIVITDKNNNIVSVNKSFEKLTGYSKEEIIGKNPKLLSSGWGDEEFYKNMWSSLLSNDLWRDELWDRKKDGSLYAIEQTIICVRDKNQDIVNYIGMSRDITEAKNKEEKIHQLAFYDFLTKLPNAKLFQQEVEAYIKSTHYNNETFAILFLDLDNFKWVNDSLGHQIGDLLLIEIAAKLKEIISQDSIISRLGGDEFVILAPYENLLTISQLANTILCSVKDPIKVQNREVNVSWSIGISLYPQNGENYNDLLKNADAAMYESKNRGKNTFRYFNDMMNQDAMYRLELDTKLRYAITNNSFFLNYQPKYSFEHGKTIGVEALIRWIDKDLGFIAPDKFIPIAEESSYINEIGSWVMKQALNDLKIINSKLSSPISISINVSGKQLEHESFYDEARTLLKESGIEPSLVEFEITETSIMQNIDHVVDILKKIKMLGVKISIDDFGTGYSSMSYLKKLPIDTLKIDREFIKELEIDEDSKSIVNAIIALAKSFKLTTVAEGVENEEQKLILDGLNCDMTQGYLYSRPLSLDDLLAFLS comes from the coding sequence TTGATAAATAATCACAATGATGATTCGTTTGCGTTTTATGGTATTAACAGCGATTCTATAGTTGATCAGAGTAATATAGACATAGAAACGATTAAAAGCCTCATAAGAAACCTAAATGAAGCTCAAGAAATCGCACAGATAGGTCATTGGAAGCTTAATATAAACACAAATGAACTTTTTTGGTCAGATGAAACTTATAGAATATTTGGACTCAAACCAAAAGAGGTAAAACCATCTTATGAAAACTTTTTTACATTTGTACATGAAGATGACCGCTCCCTTGTAAATGATGCTTACATTAAATCATTGGAAGACAAAAGCCCATACAGTATCATACATCGCATAATTACAAAAGATAAAAAACTAAAATATGTTGAAGAGAGATGCGTTCATAAACTTGATGAGAGTGGTAATGTAGTAAAATCCATTGGAACTGTTCATGATATAACAGAGAGAGTTGAGCATGAAAAGGAGCTAGAGATTGCGTCAAATGTTTTTAAATACTCATCTGATGGCATAGTTATTACAGATAAAAACAATAACATTGTCTCTGTAAACAAATCTTTTGAAAAACTAACAGGATACTCTAAAGAAGAGATTATAGGAAAAAATCCAAAACTTCTAAGCTCTGGCTGGGGAGATGAAGAGTTTTATAAAAACATGTGGTCTAGTCTGCTCAGTAATGATTTATGGCGTGATGAACTTTGGGATAGAAAAAAAGATGGCTCACTCTACGCTATAGAGCAGACTATTATATGCGTAAGAGACAAAAATCAAGATATTGTAAACTACATTGGAATGTCTCGCGACATAACTGAGGCTAAAAACAAAGAAGAGAAGATTCATCAGCTTGCATTTTATGATTTTCTAACAAAACTTCCAAATGCAAAGCTTTTTCAACAGGAGGTAGAAGCTTACATCAAATCTACTCACTACAACAATGAAACTTTTGCTATTTTATTTTTAGATTTAGATAATTTCAAATGGGTAAACGACTCACTTGGTCATCAGATAGGAGACCTTTTGCTTATAGAGATAGCTGCAAAGCTAAAAGAGATTATTTCACAAGATAGTATAATCTCAAGGCTTGGTGGAGATGAATTTGTAATTCTAGCTCCATATGAAAATTTACTTACTATCTCCCAATTGGCAAACACTATCTTATGCAGTGTAAAAGATCCTATAAAAGTTCAAAATAGAGAAGTAAATGTAAGTTGGAGCATTGGGATAAGTCTCTACCCTCAAAATGGCGAAAACTATAATGATTTGCTAAAAAATGCAGATGCAGCAATGTATGAATCAAAAAACAGAGGGAAAAATACATTTAGATATTTTAACGATATGATGAATCAAGATGCCATGTATCGTTTGGAGTTAGATACAAAATTAAGATATGCAATAACAAACAACAGCTTTTTTTTAAATTACCAACCAAAATACTCATTTGAGCATGGTAAAACTATAGGTGTTGAAGCTCTAATTAGATGGATAGACAAAGATTTGGGATTCATTGCACCCGATAAATTTATACCAATAGCAGAAGAGTCTAGCTATATAAATGAGATAGGAAGTTGGGTTATGAAACAAGCCCTTAATGATTTAAAAATCATCAACTCAAAACTCTCATCTCCAATTAGTATCTCTATCAATGTCTCTGGAAAACAGTTAGAGCATGAATCTTTTTATGATGAAGCAAGAACACTTTTAAAAGAGAGTGGTATTGAGCCATCTTTGGTGGAATTTGAGATAACAGAAACCTCTATTATGCAAAATATTGATCATGTCGTGGATATTTTAAAGAAGATAAAAATGTTAGGCGTAAAAATATCTATAGATGACTTTGGAACAGGATACTCTTCAATGTCATACTTAAAAAAACTCCCTATTGACACATTAAAGATAGATAGAGAGTTTATAAAGGAGCTAGAGATTGATGAAGATTCAAAAAGTATCGTTAACGCAATTATCGCACTCGCCAAATCT
- a CDS encoding response regulator, which yields MKNYLIQIIEDDSSVKKLLEITFREHNLNYISCDNKKNAMMLFLTHSSDLLLVDLGLPDGDGKEFIREIREISKVTIVVLSARDDEKEIVAALDAGADDYITKPFSVNELLARIRANLRRSISGENISSKITCAELEMDIASRDIFFKNEQLKLTPIEFELLKYFLLNANKTLTHKQILKEVWGVGYQSEMQYLRTYVNTLRKKIEQNSTRPTYIKTESGIGYRFCCNN from the coding sequence ATGAAAAACTACCTTATCCAAATCATAGAAGATGATTCATCTGTAAAAAAACTTTTAGAAATTACATTTAGAGAGCATAATCTAAACTATATCTCTTGTGATAACAAAAAAAATGCCATGATGCTTTTTTTAACACACTCTTCCGACCTGCTTCTGGTAGATTTGGGCTTACCTGATGGTGATGGAAAAGAGTTTATAAGAGAAATAAGAGAGATTTCAAAAGTTACAATAGTTGTTCTTAGTGCAAGAGATGATGAAAAAGAGATTGTTGCGGCTCTTGATGCAGGAGCGGATGACTACATAACAAAACCTTTCTCGGTAAATGAGCTCTTAGCCAGAATCAGAGCAAATCTTAGACGCAGTATTAGTGGAGAAAATATCTCTAGCAAAATCACTTGTGCCGAGCTAGAGATGGATATAGCCTCAAGAGATATATTTTTTAAAAACGAACAACTTAAACTCACACCAATTGAGTTTGAACTTCTTAAGTATTTTTTACTAAATGCAAACAAAACACTTACCCACAAACAGATACTCAAAGAGGTTTGGGGAGTTGGATATCAAAGTGAGATGCAGTATCTTAGAACGTATGTAAACACACTTAGAAAAAAGATAGAACAAAACAGCACAAGACCAACGTATATAAAAACAGAGTCTGGTATCGGTTATAGATTTTGTTGCAATAACTAA
- a CDS encoding potassium channel family protein codes for MTYVVIGLGRFGYHVAKGLAQQGEAVIAIDNDEEKARDISEFVQDAIALDSSDPKALYEAGIADAEMAILSIGENIEASILTVMALKELGIKTVVAKAITQVHGQILSKLGAAKVIYPEMESAKKLVKTIVENMNYETIDLSITMKIAKMAVNSLWVGTSILSPIFKNEFDVKPIAYKHQGEWHTSFNKNDILEAGDILVVLGNSNNIEALSKRVLM; via the coding sequence ATGACATATGTTGTTATTGGACTAGGAAGATTTGGATACCATGTAGCCAAGGGGTTAGCACAACAAGGAGAGGCGGTTATCGCCATAGATAATGATGAAGAGAAAGCTAGAGATATAAGCGAGTTTGTTCAAGATGCGATTGCACTTGACTCATCAGACCCAAAAGCACTTTATGAAGCTGGAATAGCAGATGCAGAGATGGCAATTCTCAGCATAGGAGAAAATATTGAAGCAAGTATTCTCACAGTAATGGCGCTAAAAGAACTAGGCATTAAAACAGTTGTGGCAAAAGCAATTACACAGGTTCATGGTCAAATTTTATCCAAATTAGGTGCTGCTAAAGTTATATATCCAGAGATGGAATCAGCAAAAAAACTAGTTAAGACAATAGTTGAAAATATGAATTATGAAACTATTGATTTATCCATAACCATGAAAATTGCTAAAATGGCTGTTAACTCTTTGTGGGTTGGAACCTCCATCTTATCGCCAATATTTAAAAATGAGTTTGATGTTAAACCTATCGCATATAAACATCAAGGCGAATGGCATACCTCATTTAATAAAAACGATATTCTTGAAGCAGGTGATATTTTAGTAGTTCTTGGAAACAGCAACAACATAGAAGCATTAAGCAAAAGGGTTTTAATGTAG
- a CDS encoding sensor histidine kinase, translating to MEFYFSLHLSATCFINLLNIISHDLRTPLSTIIGTTNLLLSNSNLDEQGRKNLLDDINYASIRMKRLITNILDSTRLSSLNIDLKFDWCDFEDIIGVALEEFADKLQDDLLDIKIEDFRLFWGDNILLKQLLVNLLDNAFKFSVNNTKVSLHIIDSKNSLKIEVFNQSSYIDERKLKNIFDKFYRLEDSNDISGSGIGLAICKSIVTLHGGEIKASAINNGVLIEAKLPILKKANLV from the coding sequence TTGGAATTTTACTTCTCATTACACTTATCAGCCACATGTTTCATCAACCTCTTAAATATCATCTCTCATGATTTACGTACACCTCTCTCAACCATCATAGGTACTACAAACCTTCTCTTATCAAACTCAAACCTAGATGAACAAGGAAGAAAAAATCTTCTTGATGATATAAATTATGCCTCAATCAGGATGAAAAGATTAATCACAAACATATTAGACAGCACAAGGCTCTCAAGCCTAAATATAGATTTAAAATTTGATTGGTGTGATTTTGAAGATATTATAGGCGTTGCTCTAGAAGAGTTTGCAGATAAACTTCAAGATGATCTCTTAGATATAAAAATTGAGGATTTCAGACTTTTTTGGGGTGACAATATTTTACTAAAACAGCTCCTTGTAAACTTACTCGACAATGCTTTTAAATTCTCTGTAAATAACACGAAAGTTTCTTTACATATCATAGACTCTAAAAATAGTCTAAAAATAGAAGTTTTTAACCAAAGCAGTTATATTGATGAGAGAAAATTAAAAAATATTTTTGATAAATTTTATCGTCTTGAAGACTCAAACGACATCTCAGGAAGCGGTATAGGTCTGGCAATATGCAAAAGCATAGTCACTCTTCATGGAGGAGAGATAAAAGCTAGTGCCATAAACAACGGTGTACTTATTGAAGCAAAATTACCTATTTTAAAAAAGGCAAATTTAGTATGA